One stretch of Euzebyales bacterium DNA includes these proteins:
- a CDS encoding DUF2203 domain-containing protein, which yields MEPLFTVDEARSVLTDGREAIDRFVQQRAEFAELHWALEHERATAAGGIAELKALEARLDTHLATFRDRGVQIKGFAPLLLDFPAMLDDRSVLLCWLEGEPELAWYHRTELGLMGRRRL from the coding sequence GTGGAACCCCTGTTCACCGTCGACGAGGCGCGGTCGGTGCTCACCGACGGCCGTGAGGCGATCGACCGCTTCGTGCAGCAGCGGGCCGAGTTCGCCGAGCTGCATTGGGCGCTGGAGCACGAGCGCGCCACCGCTGCGGGCGGCATCGCCGAGCTCAAGGCACTCGAGGCGCGGCTCGACACGCACCTGGCGACGTTCCGCGATCGCGGCGTGCAGATCAAGGGCTTCGCGCCGCTGCTGCTCGACTTCCCCGCGATGCTCGACGACCGCAGCGTGCTGCTGTGCTGGCTGGAGGGCGAGCCCGAGCTGGCGTGGTACCACCGCACGGAGCTCGGGCTGATGGGACGCCGCCGCCTCTGA
- a CDS encoding glycosyltransferase family 2 protein yields the protein MVRSEAVSNIEGHTSFDVEWSREQGKLRPGFTAVLRVKDESRNLPHVLPGLLRAVDSVIVVDNGSTDGTPEIARTVGERMGASDRLTVTEYPFRVSRCGTEHLHTHPESVHSLTYFYNWSFSHVDTRYALKWDGDMVLSHEGERTIRDLSWQLEAFETVIVIPRHSLYLASDRLAFMDTGWRNREQWAWPNRPGFSFGKGFEWEIPLQPGKFKYTHLPQFMVFELKWLDLDEFDHWSPHTFEQSVRTGRKGREMDVFARLQEGDVDGDLVRVESDGDEHVVDVVRRRSVAEWDRLVVGAGVPARGVM from the coding sequence GTGGTACGCAGCGAAGCGGTCTCCAACATCGAAGGGCACACGTCCTTCGATGTCGAATGGAGCCGAGAACAGGGCAAGCTGCGGCCGGGCTTCACGGCGGTGCTGCGCGTCAAGGACGAGTCGCGCAACCTGCCGCACGTGCTACCGGGCCTGCTGCGCGCGGTCGACTCGGTCATCGTCGTCGACAACGGCTCGACCGACGGCACCCCGGAGATCGCCCGCACGGTCGGCGAGCGGATGGGGGCGTCGGACCGGCTGACGGTCACGGAGTACCCGTTCCGGGTGTCGCGGTGCGGTACCGAGCACCTGCACACGCACCCGGAGTCGGTGCACAGCCTGACCTACTTCTACAACTGGTCGTTCTCGCACGTCGACACGCGCTACGCGCTCAAATGGGACGGCGACATGGTGCTCAGCCACGAGGGTGAGCGGACGATCCGCGACCTGTCGTGGCAGCTCGAGGCGTTCGAGACGGTCATCGTGATCCCGCGCCACTCGCTGTACCTCGCATCGGACCGGCTGGCCTTCATGGACACCGGGTGGCGCAACCGCGAGCAGTGGGCGTGGCCGAACCGGCCGGGCTTCTCGTTCGGCAAGGGCTTCGAGTGGGAGATCCCGCTCCAGCCGGGCAAGTTCAAGTACACACACCTGCCGCAGTTCATGGTGTTCGAGCTGAAGTGGCTCGACCTCGACGAGTTCGACCACTGGTCGCCGCACACCTTCGAGCAGAGTGTCCGCACCGGCCGCAAGGGCCGCGAGATGGACGTGTTCGCCCGCTTGCAGGAGGGTGACGTCGACGGCGACCTCGTGCGCGTCGAGAGCGACGGCGACGAACACGTCGTCGACGTGGTCCGCCGCAGGTCGGTGGCGGAGTGGGACAGGCTCGTCGTCGGGGCGGGGGTCCCGGCCAGAGGTGTGATGTGA
- a CDS encoding peroxiredoxin encodes MADDAHDLPADLPQPVDDGAADHLDGAALPATRLLATDGSHVDLTQVGAGWTVLYVYPRTGVPGQALPTGWDRIPGARGCTPQSCSFRDVHGELTELGATVFGLSTQAHDEQVAFAEREHIPFLLLSDPDRAVGAALRLPTFEADGIVAYKRLTLIARDGLIAHVRYPVFPPEDDGDQVVAWLHRAAGADASPG; translated from the coding sequence ATGGCTGACGACGCACACGACCTGCCTGCCGACCTGCCACAACCGGTCGACGACGGCGCCGCCGACCATCTCGACGGCGCGGCGCTGCCTGCCACGCGGCTGCTGGCGACCGACGGATCGCACGTCGACCTGACGCAGGTGGGGGCAGGGTGGACGGTGCTGTACGTCTACCCGCGCACCGGGGTGCCCGGGCAGGCGCTGCCCACCGGGTGGGATCGGATCCCCGGCGCACGCGGCTGCACGCCCCAGTCCTGCAGCTTCCGCGACGTCCACGGCGAGCTGACCGAACTGGGCGCGACCGTGTTCGGTCTGAGCACGCAGGCTCACGACGAACAGGTCGCGTTCGCGGAGCGCGAGCACATCCCGTTCCTGTTGCTGAGCGACCCCGACCGGGCGGTGGGCGCCGCGCTGCGTCTGCCGACGTTCGAGGCCGATGGAATCGTCGCCTACAAGCGCCTCACGCTGATCGCCCGCGACGGGCTGATCGCCCACGTCCGCTACCCGGTGTTCCCGCCGGAGGACGACGGCGACCAGGTCGTCGCGTGGCTGCACCGCGCCGCCGGCGCCGACGCGTCGCCAGGTTGA
- a CDS encoding phospholipase D-like domain-containing protein, with protein sequence MARDPSRRPSGLPDDIDPARYRHTLERLLGVPAGDGNAIDILRNGDQIFPAMLEAIRAAHTWVDMLTYSWWSGDITRTFADALAERARAGVRVRLMVDALGGRGLDREMIAGLRDAGVLVHLFRPYTSLKIWNLNLRSHRRVLVCDDEVAFTGGVGIAQEWVGDARDAGEWRDTHFRIRGPAIDAVHAAFLGNWLQTTYPLLDDRDDFPRRRAVGDTPVQTLRATSEVGWNDIALALHGMLCIAQDRVRITSAYFRPPQHFVDLLCATASRGVTVDVLTPGPHTEPLPAARWMSQHYYDELLAGGVRIFNYQRSMMHAKVVTVDGVTAMVGTANFDSRSIALNEQVALILHDADLTATLDAHFDDDLVLSERIDPRRWARRPLRQRARERAAHLAAYGIRAAGAAR encoded by the coding sequence GTGGCACGCGATCCTTCACGTCGACCGTCGGGGCTGCCGGACGACATCGACCCGGCACGGTACCGCCACACCCTGGAGCGGTTGCTCGGCGTACCCGCCGGCGATGGCAACGCGATCGACATCCTGCGCAACGGCGACCAGATCTTCCCGGCGATGCTCGAGGCCATCCGTGCGGCGCACACGTGGGTGGACATGCTGACCTACTCGTGGTGGAGCGGGGACATCACCCGCACCTTCGCCGACGCGCTGGCCGAGCGCGCCCGCGCCGGCGTGCGCGTGCGCCTGATGGTCGACGCGTTGGGCGGCCGGGGCCTGGACCGCGAGATGATCGCGGGCCTGCGTGACGCCGGTGTGCTCGTGCACCTGTTCCGGCCCTACACGAGCCTGAAGATCTGGAACCTCAACCTGCGCAGCCACCGACGGGTGCTGGTGTGCGACGACGAGGTCGCGTTCACCGGCGGCGTCGGCATCGCGCAGGAGTGGGTCGGCGACGCCCGCGATGCCGGCGAATGGCGGGACACCCACTTCCGCATCCGCGGTCCCGCGATCGACGCCGTGCACGCCGCGTTCCTCGGCAACTGGCTGCAGACCACCTACCCCCTGCTCGACGACCGCGACGACTTCCCTCGCCGTCGGGCCGTCGGCGACACACCGGTGCAGACGCTGCGCGCAACATCCGAGGTCGGCTGGAATGACATCGCGCTGGCGCTGCACGGCATGCTGTGCATCGCCCAGGACCGCGTGCGCATCACGAGCGCCTACTTCCGGCCACCGCAGCACTTCGTGGATCTGCTGTGCGCGACGGCGTCGCGGGGCGTCACCGTCGACGTGCTCACCCCGGGTCCCCACACCGAGCCCCTGCCGGCGGCCCGGTGGATGAGCCAGCACTACTACGACGAGTTGCTCGCCGGCGGGGTGCGGATCTTCAACTACCAGCGGTCGATGATGCACGCGAAGGTCGTGACCGTCGACGGTGTGACCGCCATGGTGGGCACGGCCAACTTCGATTCGCGATCGATCGCACTGAACGAGCAGGTGGCCCTGATCCTGCACGACGCGGACCTGACGGCAACGCTCGACGCGCACTTCGACGACGACCTGGTGCTCAGCGAACGCATCGACCCGCGCCGCTGGGCGCGACGACCACTGCGCCAGCGTGCACGCGAGCGCGCCGCCCACCTGGCCGCCTACGGCATCCGGGCCGCCGGCGCGGCCCGCTGA
- a CDS encoding alpha/beta hydrolase — MPKLEAETVATFRPLVDLVPEGWRTATTTAADGTELHWTDTGGDGAPVVLLHGLQVDGLSWLRTAQALAPSHRVVMPDLRGHGRSGRVHTTASTGVHVDDVTTVLDAADVECPVVVGHSLGAEVAGFLAARGRMRGVVLVDPVLVPMPSPVIDVDAPPPWLAPIFATLRALPTQTHNQRMRAGLTLLPPGVDVDWHEVDYVTFVEGQSRFDLDVYRHLDPDGASLAASPDAVAAIDCPILLLTARPMLPGAGGEVDATPLTGHWRDGRHVHFPGSGHHIAADRFDRFVREVGAFIADVGDPDGATDGQDP; from the coding sequence ATGCCCAAGCTGGAGGCCGAGACGGTCGCGACGTTCCGGCCGCTCGTGGATCTGGTGCCCGAGGGATGGCGCACCGCGACCACCACCGCGGCCGACGGAACCGAACTGCACTGGACCGACACCGGCGGCGACGGCGCGCCGGTCGTGCTGCTGCACGGACTGCAGGTCGACGGGCTGTCGTGGCTGCGCACGGCGCAGGCGCTCGCTCCAAGCCACCGGGTGGTGATGCCCGACCTGCGCGGCCATGGCCGTTCCGGCCGCGTGCACACGACCGCGTCGACCGGCGTGCACGTCGACGATGTGACCACGGTGCTCGACGCCGCCGACGTCGAATGCCCGGTCGTGGTCGGCCACTCCCTCGGCGCCGAGGTCGCGGGGTTCCTGGCCGCCCGCGGCCGGATGCGGGGCGTCGTGCTGGTCGACCCCGTGCTCGTCCCGATGCCGTCGCCTGTGATCGACGTCGATGCGCCACCGCCGTGGCTGGCGCCGATCTTCGCGACACTGCGGGCACTGCCCACCCAGACCCACAACCAGCGCATGCGCGCCGGGCTGACGCTCCTGCCGCCGGGTGTGGACGTCGACTGGCACGAGGTCGACTACGTCACGTTCGTCGAGGGCCAGTCCCGGTTCGATCTGGACGTGTACCGTCACCTCGATCCGGACGGCGCGTCACTGGCGGCGTCGCCCGACGCGGTCGCCGCGATCGACTGTCCGATCCTGCTGCTGACGGCGCGACCGATGCTGCCCGGCGCCGGTGGCGAGGTCGACGCGACCCCGCTGACCGGCCACTGGCGGGACGGCCGGCACGTCCATTTCCCCGGCAGCGGGCACCACATCGCCGCCGACCGGTTCGACCGCTTCGTGCGCGAGGTCGGAGCGTTCATCGCGGACGTGGGCGATCCGGACGGCGCGACCGACGGCCAGGACCCGTGA
- a CDS encoding sigma-70 family RNA polymerase sigma factor produces the protein MDEEEGYERFFDSHYDAVRRAVTLATGDTGTAEDATAEAFARAYRRWARVSGMDDPRAWVYVVAMNVARRTYRRRRLVPWGDRDRRSSVDVAGEATDTAATTILLAGLTDRQRSAVVLRYLADLPYADVGRAMGCAESTARATVHQALTRLRAEVTEATDGS, from the coding sequence ATGGACGAGGAGGAGGGCTATGAACGGTTCTTCGACTCGCACTACGACGCGGTGCGCCGCGCGGTGACGCTGGCGACCGGTGACACGGGCACGGCCGAGGACGCCACGGCTGAGGCCTTCGCCCGTGCGTACCGACGCTGGGCACGGGTGTCGGGGATGGACGACCCGCGCGCATGGGTGTACGTCGTCGCGATGAACGTGGCGCGGCGCACCTACCGGCGGCGGCGCCTGGTGCCGTGGGGCGACCGGGACCGGCGTAGCAGTGTCGACGTCGCCGGCGAGGCCACCGACACGGCGGCCACCACGATCCTGCTCGCCGGGCTGACCGACCGCCAGCGCAGCGCCGTCGTGCTGCGCTACCTGGCTGATCTGCCCTACGCGGACGTTGGACGCGCGATGGGGTGCGCGGAGTCGACCGCCCGCGCGACCGTGCACCAGGCGCTGACGCGCCTGCGAGCCGAGGTGACGGAGGCGACCGATGGATCGTGA
- a CDS encoding PQQ-binding-like beta-propeller repeat protein, with protein MDRDELRARLQRAAAALPDGPDDARGGVGRRVRRHRQTASLTILAAVLALALAGTVLVLPGSQDGAVEFADSVQPSSAPSDAAAVTDPAVTDDTETATAQGVAMPCRPVDAPPQDGAQLARVYVPCGSSQVGSAPTVAVQYRWVDDRSPTALVGAVFDCPDDAERRAGRVCLLDDPGQKPVSDVTVSGDVAQVTLTDAIRELAETGGTEQMFDALRATIFANLPDVDRIDYALADAGAGGICELVGAADGCEVATRDDWASRPDGWRQASAAEPLQVGTFGGTRPTGPVQVDDVVVETDGWNGSEVRALDAGTGEERWTHTLEGPTNDAYVAGQHPDGLVLVAPSIGDVTALDASTGEVMWMWYEKPKDIAPGPPAVADGVVYFLGSFTNEGNDRAPVVTAVDGQSGRILWETELQSGTELQWSPPTVAGDLVLVSDTTGTEGGEAHLTALRRDDGEFAWTVPYARGQQGFHSVQPLVTDGVAVAANGTLLYGIDVAQGRQLWRRQAGSVAMLFGVTDGGVLADAGRGLEVIDAVTGRGRRP; from the coding sequence ATGGATCGTGACGAGCTGCGTGCGAGGCTGCAGCGGGCGGCGGCCGCGCTGCCCGACGGGCCCGACGACGCCCGGGGAGGCGTCGGACGACGGGTGCGCCGGCACCGCCAGACGGCATCGCTGACCATCCTCGCGGCCGTGCTGGCGCTCGCCCTGGCGGGCACGGTGCTCGTGCTGCCCGGATCGCAGGACGGCGCGGTCGAGTTCGCCGACTCGGTCCAGCCGTCATCGGCGCCGTCCGACGCCGCCGCCGTCACCGATCCGGCGGTCACCGACGACACGGAGACCGCCACGGCGCAGGGCGTGGCCATGCCGTGCCGTCCGGTCGACGCGCCGCCACAGGACGGGGCGCAACTGGCGCGGGTGTACGTGCCGTGCGGGTCGTCGCAGGTCGGGTCCGCGCCCACCGTGGCCGTGCAGTACCGGTGGGTCGACGACCGCTCCCCCACCGCGCTCGTCGGTGCCGTGTTCGACTGCCCCGACGACGCCGAGCGCCGAGCGGGGCGGGTGTGCCTGCTCGACGACCCCGGTCAGAAGCCGGTGTCCGACGTGACGGTCTCCGGCGACGTCGCGCAGGTGACGTTGACCGACGCCATCCGCGAACTGGCGGAGACTGGCGGGACGGAGCAGATGTTCGACGCCCTGCGCGCGACGATCTTCGCCAACCTGCCCGACGTGGACCGCATCGACTACGCGCTGGCCGACGCGGGTGCGGGTGGCATCTGCGAGCTCGTCGGTGCCGCCGACGGCTGCGAGGTCGCCACCCGGGACGACTGGGCCAGCCGACCGGACGGATGGCGCCAGGCGTCGGCCGCCGAGCCACTACAGGTCGGCACGTTCGGTGGGACGCGACCCACCGGGCCGGTGCAGGTCGACGACGTGGTGGTCGAGACCGACGGCTGGAACGGCAGCGAGGTGCGGGCGCTCGACGCCGGGACCGGCGAGGAGCGCTGGACCCACACGCTGGAGGGGCCGACCAACGACGCGTACGTCGCCGGACAGCACCCCGACGGGCTCGTGCTGGTCGCGCCGTCGATCGGCGACGTGACCGCGCTCGACGCCTCCACGGGCGAAGTGATGTGGATGTGGTACGAGAAGCCCAAGGACATCGCGCCCGGTCCCCCGGCGGTCGCCGACGGCGTCGTCTACTTCCTCGGCAGCTTCACCAACGAGGGCAACGACCGGGCGCCGGTGGTCACGGCCGTCGATGGCCAGAGCGGTCGGATCCTGTGGGAGACCGAGCTGCAGTCGGGCACCGAACTGCAGTGGTCACCCCCGACCGTCGCCGGTGATCTGGTGCTGGTCTCCGACACGACCGGCACGGAGGGTGGCGAGGCGCACCTGACGGCGCTGCGGCGCGACGACGGCGAGTTCGCCTGGACGGTGCCGTACGCCCGTGGACAGCAGGGCTTCCACAGCGTGCAGCCACTGGTGACCGACGGCGTCGCGGTCGCGGCCAACGGCACGTTGCTGTACGGCATCGACGTGGCCCAGGGACGGCAGCTGTGGCGTCGGCAGGCCGGCAGCGTCGCCATGCTGTTCGGCGTGACCGACGGCGGCGTCCTGGCCGACGCCGGGCGCGGCCTGGAGGTGATCGACGCGGTGACCGGCAGGGGCCGACGTCCATGA
- a CDS encoding YccF domain-containing protein, which yields MAFLGNLLWLVLAGWWVALAYVVAGVVNMITIIGIPFGIQAFKLAGYALWPFGRVVVTTETGYGALAIIGNVIWLVLTGWELALAHLIAGVLLCLTIVGIPLGIASFKMTWLALVPFGKRVVPEGSISRDVTVAHGGVPQRAAAA from the coding sequence ATGGCGTTCCTGGGCAATCTGCTGTGGCTGGTGCTCGCCGGATGGTGGGTGGCGCTGGCCTACGTCGTCGCCGGCGTGGTCAACATGATCACGATCATCGGGATCCCGTTCGGCATCCAGGCCTTCAAGCTCGCGGGCTATGCCCTGTGGCCATTCGGCCGCGTGGTCGTCACGACCGAGACCGGCTACGGCGCCCTGGCGATCATCGGCAACGTGATCTGGCTGGTGTTGACCGGCTGGGAGCTCGCGCTGGCGCATCTGATCGCCGGCGTCCTGCTGTGCCTGACGATCGTCGGGATCCCCTTGGGCATCGCCAGCTTCAAGATGACCTGGCTCGCGCTCGTGCCGTTCGGCAAGCGCGTCGTGCCCGAGGGTTCGATCAGCCGCGACGTCACCGTCGCCCATGGCGGTGTCCCCCAACGCGCCGCTGCGGCATAG
- a CDS encoding cold-shock protein — MPEGTVKWFNADKGYGFISPNDGGSDLFVHFSSIQGSGYKSLDDGQRVTYTVTEGQKGPQASDVQVL, encoded by the coding sequence ATGCCAGAAGGTACCGTGAAGTGGTTCAACGCCGACAAGGGCTACGGCTTCATCAGCCCCAATGACGGCGGCAGCGACCTGTTCGTCCACTTCTCATCAATCCAGGGCTCGGGCTACAAGAGCCTCGACGACGGGCAGCGTGTGACCTACACGGTGACCGAGGGCCAGAAGGGTCCGCAGGCCAGCGACGTGCAGGTCCTGTAG
- a CDS encoding cupin domain-containing protein, whose protein sequence is MIIVDDVHGLELDSSQPVIYDRPIGLRTLHRDPASGVEHFLVRYPAGLVAQPHRHTAAHTIVVLDGRLAVNDQTVGPGGYCHFPAGEPMRHEPAGDGPCLFVVIFDGPFDVEPL, encoded by the coding sequence ATGATCATCGTCGACGACGTGCACGGCCTCGAGCTCGACAGTTCGCAGCCCGTGATCTACGACCGTCCGATCGGCCTGCGGACGCTCCACCGGGACCCCGCCTCCGGCGTGGAGCACTTCCTCGTGCGTTACCCCGCGGGCCTCGTCGCGCAGCCGCATCGCCACACGGCGGCCCACACGATCGTCGTCCTGGACGGACGGCTGGCCGTCAATGACCAGACGGTCGGTCCCGGCGGCTACTGCCACTTCCCAGCGGGCGAGCCCATGCGTCACGAACCGGCGGGTGACGGGCCGTGCCTGTTCGTGGTCATCTTCGACGGCCCGTTCGACGTCGAGCCGCTCTGA